A genomic region of Klebsiella sp. RIT-PI-d contains the following coding sequences:
- the sbmA gene encoding peptide antibiotic transporter SbmA → MFKSFFPKPGPFFLSALLWGLAAVLFWQIEGGAWLLRFFSATAAAPISAARFWSPDYLVFYAYYAVCVALFALVWQCYSPHRWQRWSVWGTALIIFVTWFLVEVGVAVNAWYGPFYDLIQKALSKPNSVNIEQFYHGIMTFLGIALIAVVIGVLNNFFVSHYVFRWRSAMNEYYTEFWPTLRHIEGAAQRVQEDTMRFSSTLEDMGVSFLNAIVTLIAFLPVLVALSAHVPDLPVIGHLHYGLVIAGIVWALLGTGLLAVVGIKLPGLEFKNQRVEAAYRKELVYGEDDPSRAAPPTLRALFSAVRHNYFRLYFHYMYFNIARILYLQVDNVFGLFLLFPSIVAGTVTLGLMRQILDVFGQVRESFQYLINSWPTLVELMSIYKRLRSFERELDRPDVEEAANVWV, encoded by the coding sequence ATGTTTAAATCTTTTTTCCCAAAACCGGGGCCGTTTTTTCTGTCGGCACTGCTTTGGGGGCTGGCTGCCGTTCTTTTTTGGCAGATTGAAGGGGGAGCCTGGCTGCTGCGCTTTTTTTCTGCCACCGCAGCGGCCCCCATTAGCGCAGCCAGATTCTGGTCGCCCGACTATCTGGTATTTTATGCTTATTATGCGGTTTGCGTCGCGCTGTTTGCCCTCGTCTGGCAATGTTATAGCCCGCACCGCTGGCAGCGCTGGTCCGTCTGGGGGACAGCGTTAATTATTTTTGTCACCTGGTTTCTGGTGGAAGTCGGCGTGGCCGTTAACGCCTGGTATGGTCCATTTTACGATCTTATCCAGAAAGCGCTGAGTAAGCCGAACTCAGTCAATATTGAGCAGTTTTACCACGGCATTATGACCTTCCTGGGCATTGCGCTGATAGCGGTGGTGATCGGGGTATTAAATAATTTTTTCGTCAGCCACTATGTGTTCCGCTGGCGCAGTGCCATGAATGAGTACTACACCGAGTTCTGGCCAACGTTGCGGCATATTGAAGGTGCGGCTCAGCGTGTGCAGGAAGACACGATGCGCTTTTCATCGACGCTGGAAGATATGGGCGTGAGTTTCCTGAATGCTATCGTCACCCTTATCGCCTTCTTACCGGTGCTGGTCGCGCTGTCGGCACATGTTCCTGATCTGCCGGTTATCGGTCATCTGCATTATGGCCTGGTTATCGCCGGGATCGTATGGGCATTATTGGGGACCGGATTACTGGCGGTAGTGGGGATAAAACTTCCCGGACTGGAATTTAAAAATCAGCGGGTCGAGGCAGCCTATCGTAAAGAGCTGGTCTATGGCGAAGACGATCCCAGCCGCGCTGCCCCCCCGACGCTTCGCGCGCTGTTTTCCGCAGTGCGTCACAACTATTTCCGCCTGTACTTTCACTATATGTATTTTAATATTGCGCGCATTTTGTACCTGCAGGTTGACAACGTTTTCGGCTTGTTCCTGCTGTTTCCGTCTATCGTTGCCGGTACAGTAACGCTGGGCCTGATGCGTCAGATCCTTGACGTATTTGGGCAGGTACGCGAATCCTTTCAGTATCTCATCAATTCATGGCCTACTCTGGTAGAGCTGATGTCCATTTATAAACGTCTGCGCAGTTTCGAACGCGAACTGGATCGGCCAGACGTGGAGGAGGCTGCTAACGTCTGGGTTTAA
- the ampH gene encoding D-alanyl-D-alanine-carboxypeptidase/endopeptidase AmpH has protein sequence MKRCLFLFAALYAATLPAAYAAQTSPDPVFASDIVDRYADHIFYGSGATGMALVVIDGNQRVFRSFGETRPGNNIRPQLDSVIRIASLSKLMTSEVLVKLLDQGIVKLHDPLSKYAPPGAHVPGYQGTPITLVNLATHTSALPREQPGGVANRPVFVWPTRQQRWNWLSTATLKSAPGSQAAYSNLGFDLLADALASAAGKSYPQLFEQQITRPLGMKDTTFTPSPDQCKRLMVAEKGASPCNNTLAAIGSGGVYSTPDDMMRWMQQFLSSDFYTRNDQADRMQTLIYQRTQLTRITGMDVPGKADALGMGWVYMAPKDGRPGIIQKTGGGGGFITYMAMIPQHNIGAFVVVTRSSLTRFVNMSDGVNDLISELSGNTPRVVPAS, from the coding sequence TTGAAACGTTGCCTTTTTCTCTTTGCCGCCCTTTATGCGGCCACATTGCCGGCGGCTTATGCCGCGCAAACGTCACCCGACCCGGTTTTTGCATCCGATATTGTCGATCGTTATGCCGACCATATTTTTTATGGCAGCGGGGCCACAGGGATGGCGCTGGTCGTTATTGATGGCAATCAGCGGGTGTTTCGCAGCTTCGGCGAAACGCGACCGGGGAACAATATCCGCCCACAGCTTGATTCAGTGATCCGTATCGCGTCGTTAAGTAAATTAATGACCAGTGAAGTGCTGGTGAAATTACTCGATCAGGGCATCGTTAAGTTGCACGATCCTTTGAGTAAGTATGCCCCACCGGGCGCGCATGTTCCGGGCTATCAGGGTACGCCCATTACGCTGGTGAATCTGGCCACCCATACCAGTGCGCTACCGCGTGAACAACCGGGCGGGGTGGCAAATCGTCCGGTTTTCGTCTGGCCGACGCGCCAGCAGCGCTGGAACTGGCTTTCAACCGCGACGCTAAAATCGGCGCCGGGTTCGCAGGCAGCCTACTCTAACCTGGGGTTTGATTTACTGGCAGATGCGCTGGCAAGCGCCGCGGGTAAATCTTATCCGCAGCTGTTTGAGCAGCAAATCACTCGCCCGCTGGGAATGAAAGATACGACGTTTACCCCGTCGCCGGATCAGTGTAAGCGCCTGATGGTTGCCGAGAAAGGCGCCAGCCCGTGCAATAATACACTGGCGGCTATCGGCAGCGGCGGCGTTTATTCTACGCCTGACGATATGATGCGCTGGATGCAGCAGTTCCTGTCTTCGGATTTTTACACCCGTAACGATCAGGCAGACAGAATGCAGACCCTGATTTATCAGCGTACACAATTGACGCGTATCACTGGCATGGATGTCCCCGGCAAGGCTGACGCACTGGGCATGGGCTGGGTTTACATGGCACCCAAAGATGGCCGACCGGGGATTATTCAAAAAACCGGCGGCGGCGGTGGATTTATCACGTATATGGCGATGATCCCTCAGCATAATATCGGTGCGTTTGTGGTAGTCACCCGCTCGTCGCTCACCCGTTTTGTCAATATGAGCGACGGCGTGAACGATCTGATAAGCGAGCTGAGTGGTAATACACCGAGAGTGGTACCCGCGTCTTAA
- a CDS encoding multidrug efflux MFS transporter, whose protein sequence is MESWKVNLISVWFGCFFTGLAISQILPFLPLYVSQLGVTSHEALSLWSGLTFSVTFLVSAIVSPMWGSLADRKGRKLMLLRASLGMAIAILLQAFATNVWQLFILRAIMGLTSGYIPNAMALVASQVPRERSGWALSTLSTAQISGVIGGPLLGGFLADHVGLRAVFFITAILLTISFLVTLFLIKEGVRPQVSKADRLSGKAVFASLPYPGLVISLFVTTMVIQLCNGSIGPILTLFIKSMCPDSNNIAFLSGMIASVPGVSALISAPRLGKLGDRIGTARILVATLCCAVILFFAMSFVTSPLQLGILRFMLGFADGAMLPAVQTLLLKYCSDRVTGRIFGYNQSFMYLGNVAGPLIGASVSAVAGFRWVFVATAIVVLINLWQLLIMLRRTRQTH, encoded by the coding sequence ATGGAATCCTGGAAGGTTAATCTTATTTCTGTCTGGTTCGGCTGCTTTTTTACCGGGCTGGCTATCAGTCAAATTTTGCCCTTTCTGCCGCTTTATGTCTCACAGCTGGGCGTGACCTCCCATGAAGCGCTTTCTCTGTGGTCCGGGCTGACCTTCAGCGTAACGTTCCTGGTCTCGGCGATTGTTTCCCCGATGTGGGGCAGCCTCGCCGATCGTAAAGGCCGAAAGCTCATGCTGCTGCGCGCCTCTCTCGGGATGGCTATTGCCATTTTACTTCAGGCGTTCGCGACTAACGTCTGGCAGCTCTTTATTCTGCGTGCAATTATGGGGCTGACTTCCGGTTATATTCCCAATGCGATGGCGCTGGTAGCCTCGCAGGTGCCGCGCGAACGCAGCGGCTGGGCGTTGAGCACATTATCCACAGCACAAATCAGCGGTGTCATTGGTGGACCGCTGCTCGGCGGGTTTCTGGCGGATCACGTTGGCCTGCGGGCCGTCTTTTTTATTACCGCTATCCTGCTAACTATCAGTTTTCTGGTCACTCTTTTTCTGATTAAAGAGGGCGTCAGGCCGCAGGTGAGTAAAGCCGATCGGCTCTCAGGCAAAGCGGTGTTTGCCAGCTTGCCCTATCCGGGACTGGTGATCAGTTTATTTGTCACTACCATGGTGATTCAGCTCTGTAATGGATCGATTGGCCCCATCCTGACGCTGTTTATTAAATCCATGTGCCCTGACAGTAATAACATCGCATTCTTAAGCGGGATGATTGCCTCCGTACCCGGCGTCTCTGCGCTAATCTCTGCGCCACGGCTCGGCAAGCTCGGCGATCGGATCGGCACCGCACGTATTCTGGTGGCGACGTTATGCTGCGCCGTGATCCTCTTTTTCGCGATGTCATTTGTTACCTCGCCGCTTCAACTGGGAATACTGCGCTTTATGCTCGGTTTCGCTGACGGCGCAATGCTGCCGGCAGTTCAGACGCTACTGCTCAAATACTGTAGCGATCGGGTCACCGGACGTATTTTTGGTTACAACCAGTCATTTATGTACCTGGGAAATGTTGCTGGTCCGCTGATTGGCGCGTCAGTCTCCGCGGTGGCAGGGTTTCGCTGGGTATTTGTTGCCACGGCTATTGTGGTGCTGATTAACCTCTGGCAGTTGCTGATCATGCTGCGCCGTACCCGGCAAACTCACTAA
- a CDS encoding DUF2755 family protein — MSEFTFSRSMSDRKKKDRSTPGNIAYALFVLLCFWVGAQILNLVVHAPGMYEQLMQIQDTGRPHVEMGLAVGTLFGLVPFLIGCMILGVVALLLRWRHYV, encoded by the coding sequence ATGTCAGAGTTCACCTTTTCCAGATCTATGTCAGACAGGAAAAAAAAGGATCGGTCTACCCCAGGGAATATTGCTTATGCGCTATTTGTGCTGCTGTGCTTTTGGGTCGGTGCGCAGATCCTTAATCTTGTGGTTCATGCGCCGGGAATGTACGAGCAGTTAATGCAGATTCAGGATACGGGCCGCCCACATGTTGAAATGGGGCTGGCCGTGGGTACCCTCTTTGGGCTGGTACCCTTCCTGATAGGCTGTATGATCCTGGGCGTCGTAGCCCTGTTGCTGCGGTGGCGTCACTATGTTTAA
- a CDS encoding helix-turn-helix domain-containing protein, whose protein sequence is MTNLNKPLNEFNALDKHLSLYGTRFHCYEGESFPFPDFQSQNSTVVFQQGVISLSRKSNDIMLGFASAPFIVGLSADAIKNTNDYTISTEGECCGYCLPASKTLTLIEEGGLWREAFYWLTWQHRMLEMRDMRLIGTSNYNQIRSTLLTMAQWDESLRLRTGVINYIQRCTGVSRSVIAEVLSALRRGEYIQMHKGKLVAINRLPYDY, encoded by the coding sequence ATGACAAATCTGAATAAACCGCTTAACGAATTTAATGCGCTTGATAAACATCTATCATTATATGGTACTCGCTTCCACTGTTACGAAGGCGAATCTTTTCCTTTCCCGGACTTCCAGTCCCAAAACAGCACCGTTGTTTTCCAGCAGGGTGTTATCTCTTTAAGCCGTAAGTCTAACGATATCATGCTCGGTTTCGCCAGTGCTCCATTCATTGTTGGCCTGTCTGCTGACGCGATAAAAAATACTAACGACTACACTATCAGCACGGAAGGCGAGTGCTGTGGCTATTGTCTGCCGGCATCGAAAACGCTGACGCTAATAGAAGAAGGCGGCTTGTGGCGAGAGGCTTTCTACTGGCTTACCTGGCAGCATCGTATGCTGGAAATGCGCGATATGCGTCTTATCGGCACCAGTAATTATAACCAGATACGCTCTACATTATTAACAATGGCGCAGTGGGACGAATCATTGCGCTTACGCACGGGCGTCATCAACTATATTCAACGATGTACGGGCGTATCCCGATCGGTCATTGCCGAAGTGCTTTCAGCACTGCGACGCGGAGAGTACATTCAAATGCATAAAGGCAAACTGGTTGCGATTAACCGCTTGCCTTATGATTATTAA
- a CDS encoding DUF1615 domain-containing protein: protein MTAPHFRSATLAVCAALILAGCSTEKAPLKKGEKAVDVASMVRQKMPASVKNREEWALIIARTFESQKLAPTKENVCSVLAVAQQESNYQADPSVPGLNKIAWQEIERRAAKLHIPALLVHTALKIKSPDGKSYSDRLDSVKTEKQLSALFDDLINTVPLGQQLFGSFNPVHTGGPMQVSIAFAEAHTRGYPWEMSGTVRQEVFTLRGGLWFGTYHLLNYPTSYSAPLYRFADFNAGWYASRNAAFQNAVSKASGTKLALDGDLIRYDSREAGKTELAVRELANQLDMSDSEIRRQLEKGDSLDFEKTALYSGVFKLADKKSGQALPRELLPGIQLESPKITRNLTTAWFAKRVDDRRARCMAQN from the coding sequence ATGACCGCACCACACTTTCGCTCTGCCACACTGGCCGTTTGCGCTGCGCTGATTCTGGCAGGGTGTAGCACAGAAAAAGCGCCGCTAAAAAAAGGGGAAAAGGCCGTCGACGTTGCCAGTATGGTGCGGCAAAAAATGCCTGCCAGCGTTAAAAATCGTGAGGAGTGGGCGCTTATCATTGCCCGTACGTTTGAGAGTCAGAAGCTGGCCCCAACAAAAGAAAATGTCTGCTCAGTGCTTGCTGTGGCCCAACAGGAGTCAAACTATCAGGCTGACCCGTCGGTGCCCGGCCTGAATAAAATTGCCTGGCAGGAGATTGAACGTCGGGCGGCAAAGCTGCATATTCCGGCTCTGCTGGTGCATACCGCGCTGAAAATAAAATCGCCTGACGGGAAAAGTTACAGCGATCGGCTTGATTCAGTCAAAACCGAGAAGCAGCTCAGCGCTCTTTTTGATGACTTAATTAACACCGTGCCACTCGGACAGCAGCTCTTTGGCTCTTTTAATCCGGTCCATACCGGCGGACCAATGCAGGTGAGCATTGCTTTTGCCGAAGCCCATACCCGTGGTTATCCATGGGAAATGAGCGGTACCGTGCGTCAGGAAGTGTTTACCCTTCGCGGCGGGCTGTGGTTCGGCACGTATCACCTGTTGAACTATCCGACCAGCTACTCTGCGCCGCTTTATCGCTTTGCCGATTTTAACGCCGGATGGTATGCCAGCCGCAATGCCGCATTCCAGAATGCGGTCAGCAAAGCCAGCGGCACTAAACTGGCGCTGGACGGCGATCTGATCCGCTACGACAGCCGTGAGGCGGGTAAAACGGAGCTTGCCGTAAGAGAGCTGGCCAATCAGCTTGATATGAGTGATAGCGAGATCCGCCGTCAGCTGGAAAAGGGCGATTCGCTTGATTTCGAGAAAACAGCGCTTTATAGCGGCGTGTTTAAACTGGCAGACAAGAAAAGTGGGCAGGCATTACCGAGAGAGTTATTGCCGGGTATTCAGCTTGAAAGCCCGAAGATCACGCGCAATCTTACGACCGCATGGTTCGCAAAACGCGTCGATGATCGACGGGCCAGATGCATGGCGCAGAATTAA
- a CDS encoding autotransporter outer membrane beta-barrel domain-containing protein yields MQTWKKKLVVSQLALACTLAIASQANAATYDMFGYHDDVQTQYDWINTNTDTDYLTYSGYVYNTTSDNSNYLDATFNNDTVNGVISTRYLNDDYTTDTNTLNVTNSTIHGMITSAPVGSENFTFPGYNDADYTTHNWVDGDVFTLNVDRSIIDDDFEAFYFTDNYLDSDGVTTNTDYDQLNTAGLGVAVTLGVESNVNVTNNSHVAGIALVQTDGSYANDTYVNGDHQWDNNVNVENSTVTSGSLSWNEGDNSNSHFGNSAEPSDYSGTASSHGFSDDTALAFIDDATSDYRMVNTATFTNSELLGDVYVQSTFNNNFDPTKHLVDGTTDTWTHGGWAADDQNVDRLTLTLNNSKWVGAAYNNYQQVASENFIDVAANSLDPYASYSYDSWGRTDNANIFQSGIFDVVLNNGSEWDTTKDSLIDSLAINSGSQVNVADGSMLTSDSIILKDGSALNISEDGAVSTDNLTIDSYSTVTLSDEVSAAAGTDNTALYTNHITVTNGGMLDVQTSNTGASSLFETDTLNLTSADVVHRNDDVNSGVFNIHSNDYVLNADLVNNRTNDKTQANYGYGTIAMNSDGHLTINGNGNLNTNNDEVDGTDNVYAGSGDNVVAATGNYKVRIDDATGAGAIADYKGKQIIYVDDVNTDATFSAANKADLGAYTYQAQQEGNTVVLRQMELTDYANMALSIPSANTNIWNLQQDTLSDRLTTARHGFADNGGAWVSYFGGSFEGDNGTINYDQDVNGIMVGIDTKVDGNNAKWIVGAAAAFAKGDMSDRTGQVDQDSQSAYLYSSSRFANDVFIDGNLNYSRFDNDLTANMSNGAYVDGNTTADAWGFGLKLGYDWKLNESGYATPYASINGLFQSGDSYRLSNDANIGGQDYDSLRYEAGIDTGYTFNYGNQALTPYFKLAYVYDDSDNDSDVNGDNIDNGVKGSAVRVGLGSQFSFTKNFSANTGVTYVGGGDVDQDWAANAGVKYTW; encoded by the coding sequence AATAATGATACCGTAAACGGTGTTATCTCTACCCGGTATCTGAATGACGATTATACAACGGATACTAATACATTAAATGTAACCAATTCCACTATTCATGGAATGATTACATCGGCTCCGGTAGGTTCAGAGAACTTTACTTTTCCTGGCTATAACGACGCAGACTATACCACCCATAACTGGGTAGACGGTGATGTCTTCACGCTGAATGTCGATCGCTCAATCATTGATGATGACTTCGAAGCGTTTTATTTTACCGATAACTATCTGGACAGCGATGGTGTAACCACTAATACCGATTATGACCAGTTAAATACCGCCGGTCTGGGCGTTGCCGTTACATTAGGCGTTGAAAGCAACGTCAATGTGACCAATAACTCGCACGTCGCAGGAATTGCATTAGTTCAGACTGATGGCAGCTATGCGAACGATACCTACGTTAATGGCGATCATCAGTGGGATAACAACGTTAACGTTGAAAACTCTACCGTCACATCTGGCTCTCTGTCCTGGAACGAAGGTGACAACAGCAATAGCCATTTCGGTAATTCTGCAGAACCGAGTGATTATTCTGGTACTGCCAGCTCCCATGGCTTTAGCGATGATACAGCATTAGCCTTTATTGATGATGCAACGTCTGATTATCGTATGGTCAACACTGCGACGTTTACTAACTCAGAATTGCTCGGTGACGTTTATGTCCAGAGCACCTTCAATAATAACTTCGATCCGACGAAACACCTGGTCGACGGCACGACAGATACCTGGACTCACGGTGGCTGGGCGGCTGACGATCAAAACGTTGATCGCCTGACTCTGACGCTGAACAACAGCAAATGGGTTGGCGCTGCTTACAATAATTATCAGCAAGTTGCCTCTGAAAATTTCATCGATGTAGCGGCAAACAGCCTCGACCCTTATGCCTCTTATTCTTATGATTCATGGGGCCGTACGGATAACGCCAACATCTTCCAGAGCGGCATTTTCGACGTTGTACTTAACAACGGCTCTGAGTGGGATACCACCAAAGATTCGCTGATCGATTCACTGGCTATCAACAGTGGTTCGCAGGTCAATGTAGCAGATGGCTCGATGCTGACCTCTGACAGCATCATCCTGAAAGACGGTTCTGCCCTGAACATTAGCGAAGATGGTGCTGTTAGCACAGATAACCTGACCATTGACTCATACAGTACGGTAACGCTGTCTGACGAGGTTAGCGCGGCGGCCGGTACTGATAATACAGCGCTGTACACCAACCATATCACCGTGACCAACGGGGGTATGTTGGATGTGCAAACCAGCAATACCGGCGCTTCCAGCCTGTTTGAAACTGACACGCTGAACCTGACCAGTGCTGACGTTGTTCACCGCAATGACGATGTTAACTCTGGGGTGTTCAACATCCATAGCAATGACTATGTGCTGAATGCTGACCTGGTGAACAATCGTACTAACGATAAAACTCAGGCTAACTATGGTTACGGTACTATCGCGATGAACTCCGATGGCCACCTGACCATTAACGGTAACGGTAACCTCAACACCAACAACGATGAAGTTGATGGCACTGACAATGTTTATGCGGGTAGTGGTGACAACGTTGTAGCCGCAACCGGTAATTACAAAGTGCGTATCGACGATGCGACTGGTGCTGGCGCTATTGCTGACTACAAAGGTAAGCAGATTATCTATGTTGACGATGTAAACACCGATGCGACCTTTAGCGCGGCTAACAAAGCTGACCTGGGTGCTTACACCTATCAGGCACAGCAAGAAGGCAATACGGTTGTACTGCGCCAGATGGAGCTGACCGACTACGCGAACATGGCGCTGAGCATTCCCTCTGCAAATACCAATATCTGGAATCTGCAACAGGATACTCTGTCCGATCGTCTGACCACTGCACGTCATGGTTTTGCAGACAACGGTGGCGCATGGGTTAGCTACTTCGGCGGTAGCTTCGAGGGTGATAACGGTACTATCAACTACGATCAGGACGTTAACGGCATCATGGTCGGTATTGATACCAAAGTTGACGGCAACAATGCTAAGTGGATCGTCGGTGCGGCCGCAGCCTTCGCAAAAGGTGACATGAGCGACCGTACTGGCCAGGTGGATCAAGACAGTCAGTCTGCTTATCTCTACTCTTCTTCTCGCTTCGCGAACGACGTTTTTATCGATGGCAACCTGAACTACAGCCGTTTCGATAACGATCTGACGGCAAACATGAGCAATGGTGCCTATGTTGATGGCAACACTACCGCTGATGCATGGGGCTTTGGTCTGAAACTGGGTTACGACTGGAAACTTAACGAATCTGGCTACGCCACCCCTTACGCCAGCATCAACGGTCTGTTCCAGTCCGGCGACAGCTATCGTCTGAGCAATGACGCGAATATCGGCGGTCAGGATTACGATAGCCTGCGTTATGAAGCGGGTATTGATACTGGCTATACCTTCAACTATGGCAACCAGGCTCTGACGCCGTACTTCAAACTGGCCTACGTATACGACGACTCCGACAACGATTCCGATGTCAATGGTGATAACATCGATAACGGCGTTAAAGGCTCTGCGGTACGGGTTGGTCTGGGGAGCCAGTTCAGCTTCACTAAGAACTTTAGTGCTAACACCGGTGTTACCTATGTAGGCGGCGGCGATGTTGATCAGGATTGGGCAGCAAATGCAGGTGTTAAATACACCTGGTAA
- a CDS encoding extensin family protein yields MKAKGLIVFALIAGAAGWGYRHLPSYYNPFAPLQLTDPPGRIAQMKLRRLSDAECQALLVQANQRGLITSQKVADSAGNCPLNNVVRVRDFGEVKLSSSFLASCPLALSSALFVEQQAKPLAQQLIGSALRQIDHFGSYACRNIYHRENARLSEHATAEALDVSGFRFASGQRVTVLKGWPNAQTQPFLRALLSSSCHYYGNGLGPEYNAAHANHFHLGMRGYGLCR; encoded by the coding sequence GTGAAAGCAAAAGGTCTGATCGTCTTCGCATTGATCGCCGGGGCCGCGGGATGGGGATACCGCCACTTGCCCTCATACTATAATCCGTTTGCCCCGCTGCAATTGACCGATCCTCCGGGACGGATTGCGCAGATGAAATTACGCCGGCTTTCAGATGCCGAATGTCAGGCACTGTTAGTACAGGCGAATCAACGCGGTCTGATCACCAGTCAGAAAGTGGCCGATAGCGCAGGAAACTGTCCATTGAACAATGTGGTGCGGGTGCGTGATTTTGGTGAGGTTAAACTCAGCAGCAGTTTTCTCGCCAGCTGCCCGCTGGCGTTAAGCAGTGCGCTATTTGTTGAGCAGCAGGCAAAGCCGCTTGCGCAGCAGTTGATCGGCAGCGCTCTCAGGCAGATCGATCACTTTGGCAGTTATGCCTGCCGAAATATTTACCATCGTGAAAATGCCCGTTTAAGTGAGCACGCTACCGCAGAAGCGCTGGACGTCAGCGGCTTTCGGTTTGCCAGCGGCCAGCGTGTAACGGTGCTAAAAGGATGGCCCAATGCACAAACGCAGCCATTCTTACGCGCGCTGCTTTCCAGTAGCTGCCATTATTACGGCAATGGACTTGGCCCTGAATATAACGCTGCCCATGCGAATCATTTTCACCTGGGAATGCGTGGTTATGGGCTGTGTCGGTAA
- a CDS encoding DUF2754 domain-containing protein, translating to MNLPVKIRRDWHYYAVAIGLIFILNGVIGLLGFEAKGWQTYAVGLVTWVICFWLAGFIIRRRPEDEEAADRPD from the coding sequence ATGAATCTGCCCGTAAAAATCCGTCGTGACTGGCATTACTATGCGGTGGCGATTGGCCTGATCTTTATTTTAAATGGCGTTATAGGTCTATTGGGATTTGAGGCAAAGGGCTGGCAAACATATGCTGTAGGCCTGGTCACGTGGGTGATTTGCTTCTGGCTGGCAGGATTTATTATTCGCCGCCGCCCCGAAGACGAAGAGGCGGCGGACCGACCAGATTAG
- the ddlA gene encoding D-alanine--D-alanine ligase — MAKLRVGVVFGGKSAEHEVSLQSAKNIVEAMDKSKFEVVLIGIDKRGGWHIHDQSHYLLNAHDPAHITLAPSTSTLAHIPGKQTAQFIDIANGQLSAHIDVIFPIVHGTMGEDGSLQGLLRIANLPFVGSDVLSSAACMDKDVTKRLLRDDGLAIAPFVTLTHVNRHATTFAGLEAQFGLPLFVKPANQGSSVGVSKVTTEAQYQQAVELAFEFDRKVIVEQGIKGREIECAVLGNDYPEASTCGEVVLNSDFYAYDTKYIDDGGAQVVVPAAIEASVNDRIRKVAIQAYQALGCSGMARVDVFLTEENKVIINEINTLPGFTNISMYPKLWQASGLSYSALITRLIELALERYRASSQLKSTLSD; from the coding sequence ATGGCAAAGTTGCGGGTAGGTGTCGTTTTTGGTGGGAAATCAGCAGAGCATGAAGTCTCGTTGCAATCAGCAAAAAATATCGTTGAGGCAATGGATAAATCAAAATTTGAGGTCGTCCTTATCGGAATTGATAAACGTGGCGGCTGGCATATTCACGATCAAAGCCATTATTTACTGAATGCGCACGATCCCGCGCATATTACACTCGCGCCATCGACGTCGACTCTCGCGCATATTCCCGGTAAGCAGACGGCGCAATTTATTGATATCGCTAACGGGCAACTGTCGGCGCATATTGACGTTATTTTCCCGATTGTCCACGGCACGATGGGCGAAGATGGATCTTTACAAGGTCTGCTGCGGATCGCGAATCTGCCTTTTGTCGGCTCTGACGTACTCAGTTCCGCAGCCTGCATGGATAAAGACGTGACCAAGCGTTTGTTACGGGATGACGGGCTGGCGATTGCGCCTTTTGTCACTCTCACGCACGTTAATCGCCACGCCACGACCTTCGCCGGGCTTGAAGCGCAGTTTGGCCTGCCGCTGTTTGTTAAACCGGCGAACCAGGGATCGTCCGTAGGCGTCAGTAAAGTCACCACTGAAGCGCAATACCAGCAGGCCGTCGAGCTGGCATTCGAATTCGATCGCAAAGTGATTGTTGAGCAGGGCATTAAGGGGCGCGAAATTGAATGCGCCGTACTGGGCAACGATTATCCTGAAGCCAGCACCTGCGGCGAGGTCGTGCTCAACAGCGATTTTTACGCGTACGATACCAAATATATTGATGATGGCGGCGCACAGGTGGTGGTGCCTGCGGCCATTGAAGCATCAGTTAACGATCGCATCCGCAAAGTCGCTATTCAGGCTTATCAGGCACTAGGATGCAGCGGCATGGCCCGGGTAGATGTTTTCCTCACCGAAGAAAACAAGGTTATTATTAACGAAATTAATACCCTGCCCGGCTTCACCAATATCAGTATGTATCCCAAGCTGTGGCAGGCCAGCGGTTTGAGCTACTCAGCACTTATAACGCGTTTAATTGAACTGGCTCTGGAGCGCTACCGCGCCAGCAGCCAGTTGAAAAGCACCCTAAGCGACTAA